The Panicum hallii strain FIL2 chromosome 9, PHallii_v3.1, whole genome shotgun sequence genome has a window encoding:
- the LOC112873126 gene encoding disease resistance protein RPS2-like produces MAFLAACLLLHSRIAARANAGHLGTRPHGTQQYSTAVAKRATAPPASTPLPPQLRSRGPAQCSTARSASRHAEPEQNRMERREDEREQKKKYDKDDSGPKGKMVFLYLLFAENDLLICIMPPYGLLVTLFVKEMWKPIKKGIGYCLNPLTHVGNVEKAVNDLNDTIDDIKEKIQAGEYEGKRPSAQATRWIEKAESIKDESYAIKNRYVARSVHVFGCSWNCRSNYRISRAATKKLDDMYEHKKRIPQDGSMFCLLPTAGRELPLPPNIVGQNDYKDKIIGYVKQGTMSIIGICGMGGSGKTTLLKQLNNIFSCSAEMYEFDHVIYVEVGQQQDMEGIQKDIASQLCLVLGRDENTTSRSVSLHNFLKERKFLLLIDDLWQTLDLEKVGIPQGYGKIGPPNKQMIIIATRLQQVIDGMKGHDHMIVLQSLKFNEAWNLFEANAGVRITNSTQIIGHAKIIVEKCGGLPLALKIVGQAMSSKESEHEWKYTVMLIEQSQFYKVPDAEMANMITHWMGHGYLDEDDDIENNYLRGHAVVGCLKRACLLEEHPRRRKFLAMHDRIRDLALWIVETKQGDGSNKTWLIHGVPSGFFSTATSLMYLDLSRTNITELTTDIGALGNLQHLNLSETPIQSLPMELQLLKTLRYLYLRFTKHLDTVPDGTISALSMLKVLDLYRSGSCPKDKARAYIMELESLASLQILGFTVADLDSLCMVFNLPKVSLRFLRIQETEGLKCLVASPSLISKMRAQQLERLGLDGMGSLEELVIGEADVDSDWCFQNIRLPQNQDTAMDQEAALSGRAIFD; encoded by the exons ATGGCCTTTTTGGCTGCTTGCCTGCTTCTGCACTCCCGCATCGCCGCACGAGCCAATGCCGGCCACCTGGGCACCCGGCCGCACGGCACACAGCAGTACAGCACAGCAGTGGCAAAGCGCGCGACCGCACCTCCAGCCTccacgccgctgccgccgcagcTCCGATCCCGCGGTCCCGCACAATGCTCAACTGCACGCTCGGCCTCCAG GCATGCAGAACCAGAGCAGAACCGGATGGAGAGAAGAGAAGATGAAAGAGAGCAGAAGAAGAAATATGATAAAGATGACAGTGGGCCTAAGGGCAAAATGGTCTTTTTATACCTCCTCTTTGCTGAAAATGATTTGCTTATTTG CATAATGCCTCCGTATGGCCTTCTTGTCACCCTCTTCGTGAAAGAGATGTGGAAACCAATCAAAAAGGGCATCGGATACTGTCTTAATCCTTTGACTCATGTTGGGAATGTGGAAAAGGCTGTGAATGATTTGAATGATACTATAGATGACATTAAGGAAAAAATTCAGGCAGGTGAATATGAGGGCAAGAGACCGAGTGCACAAGCTACAAGGTGGATAGAGAAAGCTGAATCAATTAAAGATGAATCTTATGCAATCAAGAATCGCTATGTGGCCAGGAGCGTACATGTGTTTGGTTGCTCCTGGAATTGTCGCTCTAACTACAGAATTAGCCGTGCTGCCACAAAGAAGCTGGATGATATGTATGAGCACAAAAAGAGAATTCCCCAGGATGGTAGTATGTTTTGTTTGCTCCCAACAGCCGGTAGAGAGTTGCCTCTGCCACCTAACATTGTGGGGCAAAACGACTACAAGGATAAGATTATTGGTTACGTCAAACAAGGCACCATGAGCATAATTGGGATATGTGGCATGGGAGGCTCCGGCAAAACTACTCTCCTTAAACAATTGAACAACATCTTCAGCTGCTCTGCAGAAATGTATGAATTCGATCATGTCATTTATGTGGAAGTCGGCCAACAACAAGATATGGAGGGAATTCAGAAAGATATAGCATCTCAACTTTGTCTGGTGCTCGGACGAGATGAAAATACAACATCGAGATCAGTATCCCTTCATAACTTCTTGAAGGAAAGGAAGTTTCTTCTTTTGATTGATGATCTTTGGCAAACACTGGACCTGGAGAAGGTCGGTATACCACAAGGTTACGGGAAAATTGGTCCTCCAAATAAGCAAATGATAATAATTGCAACACGTTTGCAGCAGGTCATTGATGGTATGAAAGGGCATGATCACATGATCGTCTTGCAAAGTCTCAAGTTTAATGAAGCATGGAACCTTTTCGAAGCAAATGCAGGTGTTCGAATAACTAATAGTACACAAATCATAGGTCATGCCAAGATCATTGTAGAAAAATGTGGAGGGCTTCCACTCGCACTCAAGATAGTTGGCCAGGCTATGTCATCAAAAGAAAGTGAACATGAATGGAAATATACCGTGATGTTGATTGAACAATCACAGTTTTACAAAGTTCCAGATGCAGAAA TGGCCAACATGATAACACACTGGATGGGCCATGGATATctggatgaagatgatgatATCGAAAACAACTATTTAAGAGGTCACGCTGTAGTTGGATGTCTAAAAAGAGCTTGCCTGTTAGAAGAACATCCTCGACGGCGGAAGTTTTTGGCAATGCATGACCGCATCAGAGATCTGGCTCTTTGGATTGTGGAAACAAAACAAGGAGATGGATCTAATAAAACGTGGCTA ATTCACGGGGTTCCTTCAGGTTTCTTTAGCACTGCTACATCTCTCATGTACCTGGATCTAAGTCGAACTAATATTACAGAACTCACAACAGATATTGGTGCATTAGGGAACTTGCAGCACCTTAATCTTTCAGAAACACCAATCCAATCACTGCCAATGGAGCTGCAGCTGTTGAAAACTTTAAGATacctatatttacgatttaCAAAACATCTCGACACTGTTCCAGATGGGACCATATCTGCACTAAGCATGTTGAAGGTGCTAGATTTATACAGAAGTGGCTCTTGTCCAAAGGATAAAGCAAGGGCCTACATTATGGAGTTGGAAAGTTTGGCCAGCCTGCAAATTCTTGGGTTCACAGTGGCTGATTTGGATTCACTCTGCATGGTTTTCAATCTGCCCAAAGTCTCCTTGAGATTTCTTAGAATACAAGAAACAGAAGGGCTGAAATGCCTCGTTGCTTCACCTAGTCTTATCAGCAAAATGAGGGCTCAACAGCTCGAGAGGTTGGGACTGGATGGAATGGGAAGTTTGGAGGAGTTGGTCATAGGTGAAGCCGACGTGGATTCAGATTGGTgcttccaaa ATATCCGGCTGCCACAAAATCAAGACACTGCCATGGATCAAGAAGCTGCCCTGTCTGGAAGAGCTATATTTGATTGA